From the genome of Nicotiana sylvestris chromosome 1, ASM39365v2, whole genome shotgun sequence:
aaatctctgtgttctttattttctgtatttattattccgcaacgtagtagttggaacacatagaagaaccaaagccttctataatcaagttaagctaaaattgggtaccacacaaatcacccccacCTCTTGTATGGTATTGAAGTGTAaaccatcaattggtatcagagcgggttatccttaaagatgctaacaccttaggaacagatcaagatgagtgcaccacctggaaattGGGAAGGCAATCCACtactaggcctccactctttaatggccagtactattcttggtggaagaacatgaTGAGAGAGCACATCATAGGacaagactatgaactctggaaCATTGTTACTGATGGTCCTCTGGCTATtataaagaagaatgctgaaggagtggacatgccaaagatgagatctgactgtactgctgaagatttgaagaaatgggaaaagaatgccaaggccaagaaatggcttgtgtgtagACTAGGTCCAGACGAGCACAACatgattcaaagttgtaccattGCTAAGGAGATCTGGGACACTCTacaagtggcccatgaaggaactcctcaagtaaagagatcaagaggaacgctgctatattctcaatatgagaatttcaccatgaaggaaggagaaaccatccaagagatgtacatAAGGTTCACaatactaacaaatgaacttaagtctcttggaagaattatccttgaagaagacaatgttgagaaaatcttgacaagggtcttgccagtaacttgggaaagcaaaatcacggcTATTTagaaatcaaagaacattgctacgcttaagttggatgagctgattggaaaTGTCACTGCCTATGAATCGAGATGGCAAACTATGAAGATGGGTGatcccaagaaggaaagaagcctggctctcagaatagctgaaggagtagacttagaggatgatgaaatggctatgatcacaagcGATTTtaagaagtacctaatgagaggaaagggttcttcaagaggtgtaACCTTCAACAAACCGAGGGCTCCTAAAAATCAGACCAACGagggctgctacaaatgtggtaagactgaccacatgatcaagaattgtcctcaataggaaattgaatggaagaaggaaagggttgAACGAAGAAAcgggaagaaggaacaggttcaatccaagaagaacaaaggatcgaCAAAGGCTATGGTAGCTActtggggagaaagctcagatgaggatTCATAAGATGAAActagagatgaacaagcacttatggtcATTGGAGAATTAGACGACGAACAAGAGGCATgtgtgattcatctcaaagacaagattaaatttttgtctaaagaaaggctatctgaactattgctagacttcattgatgagtctgaggtCATAAACAATGAGAAGCAACAACTGTCTAGGAGATGTGTGATCCTAAAACCCAAGTACAAAAATCTGGAAtttagggctagtgaaagtgatagtaaaaatactgagttgaagaaccaggttcttgaagtTGACACCATTGTCTTAGAACTTAAGTCTGAAAatctaaaactgaaattaggaacatgtaagaagaaagctgatcaaACACATCACaacttagaagaaaatctaggaaaaatgaaggatgagttgtacaagaaagatgggcagataagagtcctaaaagaagatctaggtagggtgaagcatgaactagacagaacttgcaaatagAATAAGTCCTCTGATGGACTATCCTGGCTACAAGAGCACCAcagtagcaataagagaggacttgaCTATGGGACcccagcacctaagtgggatcccaaaagcaagtacatcacacttcctgagaacaaaatctgcacacacacTATGGCAAGATTGGTCATCACACaagtgaatgtaatgcaaaagaaaaggctagtcaaaagaacaaaacctttgttcaagagaaaaataggctgcctggatgggctaaaaagaatttaattcacccttttgcctatagaaagggacccaaactagtttgggttcctaagactaacccctgatttcgtTTTGTAGGTCCAAGTGAAGGAAAGCAGCCAAATATgatacatggatagtggctgctcaaagcatatgactggaagtaagaaccagttcctttcacatGAGGACCTAAAATGAGGCAATGTCTCCTttagaaatgggaagaaaggtgagatcattgggattGGAAAGATAGGTAAGAtagactcacattccattgagaatgtctgcttgatagatggcttgaaatatagcctaatcagtgtatcacaactgtgtgacagatgtaacctggtagcattcacctctactaaatgttttgtaattaatcttaccactgacaagattgttttgtagggaaaaaaggttaacaatatttacattgtaaatTTGTCCACTCTTACAGAAAATGAACTCAGTTGattgagtgtgttggacaatgatcccctcctgtggcacaaaagacttggtcatgcaagtctaaatcaactcaacaaattagtctccaaagACCTGGTGATGGGGTTACCTGACattaagttcaaggaagacacttgtgcaagggggaagcaggtatgatcctcttttaaaagcaagaaagtggtaagcacgaccaagacaatggaactggttcatacTATCTCTGTGGTCTAATGAGAACATTGAGAAGATGTGGCAAAAAATATGTGAtagtacttgttgatgattactctaggtttacttaggtattatttttaacatctaaggatgaaacatttgacatgtttactgcctttgttagaaaactcagaaacaactaggtaatcaactcgcatcaattaggtctgatcatggaagagaatttgaaaatgctaagtttgttgaattttgtgatgagcatggtatagatcataatttctctacccctaggactcctcaacaaaatggagtagttgaaataaagaataggactcttgaagatatggctaggactatgcttctttctagtaaactgccatATAGCTTTTGGGCAAAGGCTGTAAATACTACATGTTACATCAataataggtgcatgactagacctctagTTGAGAAGACTccttatgagttacttaaagagagaaaaccaaatatatcccatcttagggcatttggatgcaagttctTTGTGCACAATATGGTAAAGACTCTCTAGGCAAGTTTGATctcagaagtgatgagggagtattcttagGATATTCTTCACATGGCAAAGCCTATAAGGTGTACAAGAatagaactttgtgtgtagaagaaagtgtaaatttagtttttgatgaaactaacattctttctgagagacagacacatgaagatgaagctattgggctaGTAAAAGAGTTGAGTGAAGTCACAACTCAAGCTAAAACTGCAttagaagaaggaacaggttcttccatctagggcaacctgacagggggaactaaaCAAAGGAGAACCGAAACCAATCCCCTGATGGAACATGTCCATGggcctgttcctcagcaacagaacatgggagaaacatcaaacGAAAACCaattggttgtgaaaccttacaagtataaaagttctcatcccattgagaacataattattgATCTAACCTCTGGAGTTAAAACTAAATCACAATTAAaaaatctgtgtgcttttgatgcttttttatctcttattgaacctaaaaatattaCTGAGGCTTTGCAGAATGCAaattgggtaaatgcaatgcaagatgaactcaatcagtttgaaagaagtcaagtttggcatctggttCTATGACCCTAGGACAGATTAGTAATTGACACTAAAAGGGTctttacaaggaacaaggcaaggttGATGGTTCAAGGTTACAACCGGGAGAaaggcatagactatgatgagacctttgctccagttgcaagattgGAAACAATAAGACTCCTGATAGCCTTTGCAACACACATGGAAtttactcttcatcagatggatgtcaaaagtgccttcctaaaggaagaagtgtttgtcaa
Proteins encoded in this window:
- the LOC138871947 gene encoding uncharacterized protein is translated as MMREHIIGQDYELWNIVTDGPLAIIKKNAEGVDMPKMRSDCTAEDLKKWEKNAKAKKWLVCRLGPDEHNMIQSCTIAKEIWDTLQVAHEGTPQVKRSRGTLLYSQYENFTMKEGETIQEMYIRFTILTNELKSLGRIILEEDNVEKILTRVLPVTWESKITAI